From the genome of Ornithobacterium rhinotracheale, one region includes:
- a CDS encoding NAD(P)/FAD-dependent oxidoreductase: MKEIAIIGGGAAGFFLGANLAPSFRVHLFEKAAAPMQKVRISGGGRCNLTHACFDPMTLVDFYPRGHRELISVFGKFQPADTMGWFEERGVPLKIQDDMRVFPASDNSMDIVETLIKENQKRDTQIHLSEGVKAIAVLPQGGFKITTSLGEYRFDQVAITTGSSPHMWQIIEKLGHSIVQPVPSLFTFKCNAPLLQGLQGTSFKNAELSIKDTPLNSQGDLLITHWGLSGPAVLVLSAWGARILNQKNYKFQLMVNFIGESEEDCKSTLKAFKSENSKNAIGKIHPYEITKRFWHQLLEVCQIPADKKYTEIPDAKLFLLAKKLTQSEFEITGKSTFKDEFVTAGGVKLNEINFKNMESKIVPNLYFAGEVLDIDAVTGGFNFQACWSEAYLIAQAMNQ; this comes from the coding sequence TTGAAAGAAATCGCCATTATAGGAGGAGGTGCCGCGGGCTTCTTTTTGGGGGCCAACTTGGCACCTTCTTTTCGTGTACACCTTTTTGAAAAAGCTGCTGCGCCAATGCAAAAGGTGCGCATCTCGGGCGGTGGGCGGTGCAACCTTACACACGCCTGTTTTGACCCTATGACGCTAGTCGATTTTTACCCGCGCGGCCACCGAGAGCTCATCAGCGTTTTTGGTAAATTTCAGCCAGCTGATACAATGGGCTGGTTTGAGGAGCGTGGTGTTCCGCTGAAGATTCAAGACGATATGCGCGTGTTCCCCGCTTCAGACAATTCTATGGACATCGTGGAAACTTTAATCAAGGAAAACCAAAAAAGAGATACCCAAATTCATTTAAGCGAAGGGGTGAAAGCGATAGCCGTTTTGCCTCAGGGCGGTTTTAAAATCACCACAAGCCTAGGGGAATATCGATTTGACCAAGTGGCCATCACCACAGGAAGCAGTCCGCATATGTGGCAAATCATTGAGAAGCTCGGGCATAGCATTGTGCAACCCGTGCCCTCGCTCTTTACCTTTAAGTGCAATGCCCCCCTATTACAAGGCTTGCAAGGCACGAGCTTTAAAAATGCTGAATTAAGCATTAAAGACACCCCGCTCAATAGTCAAGGCGATTTACTCATTACGCACTGGGGGTTGAGTGGACCAGCTGTTTTGGTGCTTTCGGCGTGGGGTGCACGAATTTTAAACCAAAAAAATTATAAATTCCAATTAATGGTGAATTTTATAGGTGAAAGCGAGGAAGATTGCAAATCTACTTTAAAAGCCTTTAAATCCGAAAATAGCAAAAATGCCATTGGGAAAATTCATCCTTATGAAATCACCAAACGCTTTTGGCATCAATTATTGGAGGTATGCCAAATCCCTGCCGATAAAAAATATACCGAAATTCCTGATGCGAAATTGTTTCTTTTAGCCAAAAAACTCACACAATCCGAATTTGAAATTACAGGTAAAAGCACATTTAAAGATGAATTTGTAACGGCTGGTGGCGTGAAACTCAACGAAATCAATTTTAAAAACATGGAGAGCAAAATCGTTCCAAATCTGTATTTTGCGGGTGAGGTGCTTGATATTGATGCCGTAACGGGCGGATTTAATTTCCAAGCCTGTTGGAGCGAGGCCTACTTGATTGCACAGGCTATGAATCAATAA
- a CDS encoding 30S ribosomal protein S16, with the protein MAVKIRLQRHGRKGRPFYHVVVADSRVKRDGKIIERLGSYNPITNPATIELDVDKAVAWLQKGAQPTNTARAILSHEGALLKKHLLGGVAKGAFDEAEAEKRFNAWVENKKSQVDAKKENLANAAEEAKKARLEAERKIAEARVAVAEEEAPAAEEAAAPAEEETTSEE; encoded by the coding sequence ATGGCTGTAAAAATTAGATTACAGAGACACGGTAGAAAAGGAAGACCGTTTTACCACGTAGTGGTAGCAGACTCTCGCGTGAAGAGAGATGGTAAAATCATTGAAAGATTAGGTTCTTACAACCCAATCACCAACCCTGCAACCATCGAGCTAGATGTAGATAAAGCTGTGGCTTGGCTACAAAAAGGCGCGCAGCCTACCAATACAGCTCGTGCAATCCTATCGCACGAAGGGGCTTTATTGAAAAAACACTTACTTGGTGGCGTAGCCAAAGGCGCTTTTGATGAAGCCGAAGCTGAAAAAAGATTTAACGCTTGGGTGGAAAACAAAAAATCTCAAGTAGATGCTAAAAAAGAAAATTTAGCAAACGCTGCTGAAGAAGCTAAAAAAGCAAGATTAGAAGCTGAGCGCAAAATCGCTGAAGCTCGCGTAGCCGTAGCTGAGGAAGAAGCTCCCGCTGCTGAGGAAGCTGCTGCACCAGCTGAAGAAGAAACTACTTCTGAAGAATAA
- the rimM gene encoding ribosome maturation factor RimM (Essential for efficient processing of 16S rRNA), producing the protein MQKQDCYLLGTITKAIGYKGELNLFLDTDEPETYQNLESIFVEQHGLLVPFFLKKAELHRGNHLRILIEDCPDPERMIGKQVFLPLSTLPALEGNKFYYHEIIGFDVIADGKKIGTVKEVRDTTAQDLLVVQTNDGKEILIPLIDEWLQEVNRAEKSISFNLPEGFLSIFE; encoded by the coding sequence ATGCAGAAACAAGATTGTTACTTACTAGGTACAATCACTAAGGCGATTGGGTACAAAGGGGAATTAAACTTATTCCTTGACACCGATGAACCTGAAACATATCAAAATTTGGAATCAATATTCGTGGAACAACACGGATTATTGGTTCCATTTTTTTTGAAAAAAGCAGAACTTCATCGTGGCAACCACCTAAGGATCTTAATCGAGGATTGTCCAGACCCTGAGCGAATGATTGGCAAGCAAGTATTTTTACCGCTTTCAACTCTGCCTGCGCTTGAGGGAAATAAATTTTATTATCACGAAATCATCGGCTTTGATGTCATAGCTGATGGCAAAAAGATAGGCACTGTAAAGGAAGTGCGAGATACTACTGCGCAGGATTTATTGGTCGTTCAAACAAATGACGGTAAAGAGATTTTAATCCCACTTATTGATGAATGGCTACAAGAAGTGAATCGTGCAGAGAAAAGTATTTCTTTTAACCTTCCTGAGGGCTTTTTATCTATTTTTGAGTAA
- a CDS encoding CinA family nicotinamide mononucleotide deamidase-related protein produces MKSLFAHIISIGDEVLLGDTLDTNAHFIAKQLNKINVQLNEISVIHDEEATIQKKIKEAALHADIIITTGGLGPTRDDKTKFVVADLLGEKLVMNEQALAWVEEHYAQNLRRSMNELTRNQALLPENSEPLRNQTGTACGIWSKYQNSVIINLPGVPVEMRHLMQTQVIPKIKKDFLANYRLHKYVRVYDVPESELAIILSDFENEMPENVKLAYLPKNSRIKMRFTGIGKDFSVLEKQLEDLAQKLKNIIPNNVYAENEQDMPERLKDLCLEKSLKIATAESFTAGLVSHRITSVSGSSGYFMGSLVAYDPQIKIQELGVSAEVVKTKGVVNEEVAIQMAKGAVEKFKADFAVSTTGVAGPNKDDFGNEVGLAYIGIASKQKATAIRLFYPHYERAEFTDRMADMAIEQLMNFILKEA; encoded by the coding sequence ATGAAAAGCCTTTTTGCCCATATTATAAGCATTGGAGATGAAGTCCTCCTAGGCGATACGCTTGATACCAATGCCCATTTTATTGCTAAGCAGCTGAATAAAATTAATGTGCAGCTCAATGAGATTAGTGTAATTCACGACGAAGAGGCTACCATTCAAAAGAAAATTAAAGAGGCCGCCCTTCACGCAGATATCATTATCACCACAGGTGGGCTTGGGCCTACGAGAGATGATAAGACTAAATTTGTAGTAGCGGATTTATTGGGTGAAAAGTTGGTGATGAACGAGCAAGCCTTGGCATGGGTAGAGGAGCATTATGCCCAAAATTTGCGCCGCTCAATGAATGAGCTTACTAGAAATCAAGCCTTATTGCCAGAAAACTCTGAGCCGCTTAGAAACCAAACAGGCACGGCTTGTGGTATTTGGTCTAAGTATCAGAATAGTGTAATCATCAATTTGCCAGGTGTTCCTGTAGAGATGCGCCATTTGATGCAAACACAAGTAATTCCAAAAATAAAAAAAGATTTTTTGGCAAATTATCGTTTGCACAAATATGTGCGGGTGTACGATGTGCCCGAAAGTGAATTAGCAATTATTTTATCGGACTTTGAAAACGAAATGCCCGAGAATGTGAAATTGGCTTATTTGCCTAAAAATAGCCGAATAAAAATGCGCTTTACAGGAATTGGCAAAGACTTTTCCGTGCTTGAAAAACAGCTAGAAGATTTAGCCCAAAAACTGAAAAATATAATTCCCAATAATGTATATGCCGAGAATGAGCAAGATATGCCCGAGCGATTGAAAGATTTATGCCTAGAAAAATCATTGAAAATTGCGACTGCGGAGAGCTTTACAGCGGGCTTGGTCTCTCATAGAATTACGAGTGTTTCAGGGAGTTCAGGTTATTTTATGGGGAGTTTGGTGGCGTACGATCCGCAAATCAAAATTCAAGAATTGGGCGTTTCTGCGGAGGTGGTGAAGACCAAAGGTGTCGTAAATGAGGAAGTTGCCATACAAATGGCAAAAGGTGCCGTGGAGAAATTCAAGGCAGATTTTGCCGTGAGCACAACAGGTGTTGCAGGACCTAATAAAGATGACTTTGGTAATGAAGTAGGCTTGGCCTATATTGGGATAGCTTCTAAGCAAAAAGCTACTGCCATTCGCCTATTCTACCCGCATTATGAGCGCGCCGAATTTACAGATAGAATGGCTGATATGGCCATTGAGCAATTAATGAATTTTATATTGAAAGAGGCTTAA
- the lipA gene encoding lipoyl synthase, producing MQETTPQNAPLHTPKPKWLRVKLPTGKKYKQLRETVDNYKLNTICQSGSCPNMGECWGEGTATFMILGNVCTRSCGFCGVQTGRPSAVDWAEPEKVARSIKLMKIKHAVITSVDRDDLKDMGSIIWAETVNAVRRISPETTMETLIPDFQGITRHIDRMIKVKPEVISHNMETVRRLTREVRIQAKYDRSLDVLKYLKDQGQRRVKTGIMLGLGEELDEVYQTIEDIHSAGVDIITIGQYLQPTKKHLPVKRYITPEEFKSLEDFARNLGGFRHVESSPLVRSSYRAEKHIL from the coding sequence ATGCAGGAAACAACTCCGCAAAATGCACCACTCCACACCCCAAAACCTAAGTGGTTGCGCGTGAAATTACCCACTGGTAAAAAATATAAACAGCTTAGAGAAACCGTAGATAATTACAAATTAAACACCATATGCCAAAGTGGTAGCTGCCCCAATATGGGCGAATGCTGGGGCGAGGGCACAGCCACCTTTATGATACTAGGCAATGTATGCACCCGCTCGTGCGGATTCTGCGGTGTGCAAACGGGGCGCCCCAGCGCCGTAGATTGGGCCGAGCCTGAAAAAGTGGCACGCTCTATTAAATTAATGAAAATCAAGCACGCCGTAATCACCTCTGTTGATAGAGATGATTTAAAAGATATGGGTTCCATCATTTGGGCAGAAACCGTGAATGCAGTGCGCAGAATAAGCCCAGAAACCACGATGGAAACCCTAATTCCAGATTTTCAGGGCATCACCCGCCATATAGATAGAATGATTAAAGTAAAGCCAGAGGTCATCTCTCATAATATGGAAACCGTGCGCCGATTGACTCGCGAGGTGCGTATCCAAGCTAAATATGACAGAAGTTTAGATGTCTTAAAATACCTGAAAGACCAAGGGCAGCGCCGTGTGAAAACAGGAATTATGCTAGGGCTAGGCGAGGAGCTTGATGAAGTGTATCAAACTATTGAGGATATTCATTCTGCGGGGGTAGATATCATCACCATAGGGCAGTACCTCCAACCGACTAAGAAGCACCTGCCCGTGAAACGATACATTACACCAGAGGAGTTTAAATCACTAGAAGATTTTGCACGAAATCTAGGAGGCTTCCGCCATGTGGAAAGCAGTCCGCTAGTGCGCTCGTCCTACCGTGCAGAAAAACATATTTTATAA
- a CDS encoding RNA polymerase sigma factor, with amino-acid sequence MKKTELIALIQEAKKGKQAAQTTLMNLFWDKVHYYVLGKIQNKADAEDISIKTFTKVFQKLKLYNEDFDFATWVRAIAHNTMIDYIRKKPELNISIDDELRSIDLSSAVPSPEQSLILEQNTEELMSHLAKLPSIYQEIIRLRYLEEKTYNQIAKELSLSLSNVKVRLLRAKALLEESMKSK; translated from the coding sequence TTGAAAAAAACGGAACTTATAGCTCTGATACAAGAGGCTAAAAAGGGCAAGCAAGCCGCACAGACTACGCTGATGAATCTCTTTTGGGATAAGGTGCATTATTATGTTTTGGGCAAAATTCAAAATAAAGCTGATGCCGAGGACATTAGCATTAAGACATTTACCAAAGTCTTTCAGAAATTAAAGTTGTACAACGAAGACTTTGATTTTGCCACTTGGGTGCGCGCCATAGCCCATAATACAATGATAGATTATATCCGGAAAAAGCCCGAACTAAACATCTCAATAGATGATGAGCTGCGCAGCATAGACCTATCCAGCGCAGTGCCCAGCCCAGAGCAATCCCTAATTCTGGAACAAAATACCGAGGAGCTAATGAGCCATTTGGCAAAATTGCCAAGCATTTACCAAGAGATAATACGCCTGCGCTATCTGGAAGAAAAGACTTATAACCAAATTGCAAAGGAACTCTCGCTCTCGCTCTCCAATGTCAAAGTGCGCTTGCTCCGAGCCAAGGCTCTGCTCGAGGAATCAATGAAAAGTAAATAA
- a CDS encoding membrane or secreted protein, with amino-acid sequence MKILLITVGILLLCVAGIAIKLWAKKDGKFAGTCASQNPHLNKEGEPCGFCGKMPEQCENQAEK; translated from the coding sequence ATGAAAATATTACTCATCACCGTAGGCATTCTCCTGCTTTGTGTCGCGGGAATTGCCATTAAGCTATGGGCTAAAAAAGACGGGAAATTTGCAGGCACCTGCGCTAGCCAAAATCCGCACCTTAATAAAGAGGGCGAGCCTTGTGGCTTCTGCGGGAAAATGCCAGAGCAGTGCGAAAATCAAGCTGAGAAATAA
- a CDS encoding DNA topoisomerase IV subunit B has product MANYTEDNIKTLSWSEHIRVRPGMYIGKLGDGSSQDDGIYILIKEIIDNSIDEFVMGSGKTIEITLKDDLVTVRDYGRGIPLGKMVDAVSKMNTGGKYDSRAFKKSVGLNGVGTKAVNALSSFFKVQSVRDGKTREAEFSKGELIEASEEKETTLRKGTKISFKPDPSIFHNYRFRTEYIEKMLKNYVYLNPGLRIIFNGEEFYSENGLQDLLEDSIDEEIAYPIIHLKGEDIEIALTHSNKSYSETYYSFVNGQNTTQGGTHLAAFKEAVVRVGREHFNANFDASDIKKSIIAAVAIKVVEPVFESQTKTKLGSTEMGPDMPSVRTFINDFIRTELDNYLHKNPEIAELLLKKFRQSERERKELSGVRKKAKELAKKVSLHNEKLRDCRQHYNNPKAKRSLETTIFITEGDSASGSITTCRDTETQAVFSLKGKPKNSFGQSKKLVYENEELNFLQAALNIEEGLEELRYNNVVIATDADDDGMHIRLLIITFFLQFFPELIREGHLYILQTPLFRVRNKKETRYCYNEEERKKAIQELGKNPEITRFKGLGEISPNEFKNFIGKDIRLEPVMIGKDTNIEEMLEFYMGKNTRERQEFIIDNLVIEDDRELSLVE; this is encoded by the coding sequence ATGGCAAATTATACCGAAGATAATATCAAAACCCTCAGCTGGAGTGAACATATCCGCGTTCGCCCAGGAATGTACATCGGGAAACTAGGCGATGGATCCTCGCAAGATGATGGGATTTATATCTTAATTAAAGAAATTATAGACAACTCCATCGATGAATTTGTGATGGGCAGTGGCAAAACCATCGAAATCACCCTGAAAGATGATTTAGTTACCGTGCGCGACTATGGCCGCGGGATTCCACTAGGGAAAATGGTAGATGCCGTATCCAAAATGAACACGGGCGGAAAGTATGATAGCCGTGCCTTTAAAAAATCCGTAGGGCTTAATGGCGTGGGTACCAAGGCGGTGAATGCCCTTTCGAGCTTCTTCAAAGTGCAATCCGTGCGAGATGGCAAAACTCGTGAGGCTGAATTTTCTAAAGGTGAATTGATCGAGGCTTCGGAAGAAAAAGAAACTACACTGCGCAAGGGTACCAAAATTTCGTTTAAACCAGACCCCAGCATATTCCACAATTACCGATTCCGCACGGAATACATTGAGAAAATGCTGAAAAACTATGTGTACCTAAACCCAGGGCTACGCATCATCTTCAATGGGGAAGAATTCTACTCCGAAAACGGGCTCCAAGACCTCTTGGAAGACTCTATTGATGAGGAAATCGCTTACCCTATCATTCACCTAAAAGGCGAGGACATAGAAATCGCCCTCACGCATAGCAATAAATCTTATTCCGAGACCTATTACTCATTCGTCAATGGGCAAAACACCACACAAGGCGGAACACATTTAGCCGCCTTTAAAGAAGCCGTGGTGCGTGTGGGGCGCGAGCACTTTAACGCCAATTTTGATGCCTCAGACATCAAAAAATCCATCATTGCAGCCGTGGCCATTAAAGTGGTGGAACCCGTGTTTGAGTCTCAAACTAAAACCAAACTAGGCTCCACTGAAATGGGGCCCGATATGCCTAGCGTGCGCACCTTTATCAATGACTTCATTCGCACCGAGCTGGACAACTATTTGCACAAAAATCCTGAAATAGCAGAGCTTCTCTTAAAAAAGTTTAGACAATCCGAGCGAGAAAGAAAGGAACTCTCCGGCGTAAGAAAAAAAGCCAAAGAACTTGCCAAAAAGGTGAGCCTACACAACGAAAAACTGCGCGACTGCCGACAGCATTACAACAACCCCAAAGCTAAACGCAGCCTAGAAACCACCATATTCATCACCGAGGGAGATTCTGCAAGTGGCTCCATCACCACCTGCCGCGACACCGAAACGCAGGCTGTATTTAGCCTTAAAGGAAAGCCCAAAAACAGCTTTGGACAAAGCAAAAAACTAGTCTATGAAAATGAGGAGCTAAACTTCCTCCAAGCCGCCTTAAATATAGAAGAAGGCCTCGAAGAACTGCGCTACAACAATGTGGTGATAGCCACCGATGCCGATGACGATGGTATGCACATTCGCCTATTAATCATCACCTTCTTCCTTCAATTCTTCCCAGAATTAATCCGAGAAGGGCACCTCTACATCTTGCAAACGCCTCTGTTTAGGGTGCGCAATAAAAAAGAAACGCGCTACTGCTACAACGAGGAAGAACGAAAAAAAGCCATTCAAGAATTGGGCAAAAATCCAGAAATCACGCGCTTTAAAGGGCTGGGCGAAATCTCCCCCAATGAGTTTAAAAACTTTATAGGCAAAGACATTCGCTTGGAGCCTGTGATGATTGGTAAAGACACCAACATTGAGGAAATGCTGGAATTCTATATGGGCAAAAACACCCGCGAGCGCCAAGAATTCATCATTGATAACCTTGTGATTGAGGACGACCGCGAGCTCTCCTTAGTAGAGTAG
- a CDS encoding T9SS type A sorting domain-containing protein has translation MKKHLFLIASVFAAFTANAQSPTLTVTSNTNVKVQNGALLYVGGKAQVAAYTDGTKKVSNDGKIKITNGLTNGNSTDGKNFVNEFPATGQYGQLIVLNEGTNTGSISSGVKFGKSYVFYPLALPYKNITAGDVVKQIWGIDGSSAFVAFQAGRNPKFPNFDPKRYQNPLFFWNNDTYTLDQLASGDEIGKSGTEARYYAVSDYSSLNGARMDKISLSGTPINKAFDVTLNPYHVSDNFAENKWGEVYGSYISDFTMAKPDQWDKYGLNDVKYENTGNFGDNIFFLGNPYTSNIDLKELINQSSAQSSIVALIQFTNANDVNNYNVGVNNGTASNAYGKNMNGATGQGGGDANLFVVRPFQTFAVKTNASVTLKFNDDIKKFDIAKAETPNNMFAKAGNDDFSLVQVGISLFTKDGQETGQKTYVAASDIYAKRNEIVTELHNIALKDDNTGIYTEQDQEEVATRGGGKLYVNGINADTYVGKPVKLVMQNANGAYIFKANLNKEAKESANKFFFEDKKTGKVIKIGEDFAYGFVSNGTEKDRFAIYWAAAPKTNSVADDAKEATNTTTVFRAGNDFKVRFDKGIRKADVYVYNISGQLVNSAKGVDASTDYVVPVQGNATVYIVKVVGDNGSVVTKKIIK, from the coding sequence ATGAAAAAACATCTATTTTTAATAGCGTCTGTTTTTGCTGCGTTCACAGCGAACGCTCAGTCGCCGACCCTTACGGTGACAAGCAATACCAATGTTAAGGTGCAAAATGGCGCTTTATTGTATGTAGGCGGTAAAGCTCAGGTGGCAGCTTATACTGATGGTACTAAAAAAGTATCAAATGATGGTAAAATCAAAATTACTAATGGTTTAACTAATGGAAATTCAACAGATGGTAAAAACTTCGTAAACGAGTTCCCTGCCACAGGGCAATACGGGCAATTAATCGTATTGAACGAAGGTACAAACACTGGTTCTATTTCTTCTGGTGTTAAGTTCGGGAAATCTTATGTGTTTTACCCATTAGCATTGCCATATAAAAATATCACAGCAGGTGATGTTGTAAAACAAATTTGGGGAATAGATGGTTCATCCGCATTTGTAGCTTTTCAAGCTGGAAGAAATCCAAAATTCCCTAACTTCGATCCTAAGCGTTATCAAAACCCATTGTTCTTCTGGAATAACGATACATACACTTTAGATCAATTAGCATCTGGAGATGAAATAGGAAAATCTGGAACAGAAGCGAGATATTATGCAGTTTCAGATTATTCATCTTTAAATGGAGCTAGAATGGACAAAATCTCATTAAGCGGTACTCCAATTAATAAAGCATTTGATGTTACTTTGAACCCTTATCATGTTTCTGACAACTTCGCAGAAAACAAATGGGGAGAGGTATATGGTTCGTATATTTCAGACTTTACTATGGCTAAGCCAGATCAGTGGGATAAGTATGGTCTTAATGATGTGAAGTATGAAAATACTGGAAATTTTGGAGATAACATTTTCTTCTTAGGAAATCCATACACATCAAATATAGATTTAAAGGAATTGATAAACCAAAGCAGTGCTCAAAGTAGTATTGTTGCATTGATTCAGTTTACGAATGCAAATGATGTGAATAATTATAATGTTGGAGTAAACAATGGTACAGCTTCAAACGCCTATGGTAAAAATATGAATGGTGCTACAGGGCAAGGTGGTGGTGATGCTAACTTATTTGTGGTGCGTCCTTTCCAAACTTTTGCTGTTAAGACAAATGCTTCGGTTACTTTGAAATTTAACGATGATATCAAAAAATTTGACATAGCTAAAGCAGAAACACCAAATAACATGTTTGCTAAAGCTGGTAATGATGATTTCTCTTTGGTTCAAGTTGGTATTTCATTGTTTACTAAAGATGGGCAAGAAACTGGACAAAAAACTTATGTAGCAGCTTCTGATATTTATGCTAAAAGAAATGAGATTGTAACAGAGTTACATAACATTGCTTTGAAAGATGACAATACAGGAATCTACACAGAGCAAGACCAAGAAGAAGTAGCAACTCGTGGCGGTGGAAAATTATATGTAAATGGAATCAATGCTGATACTTATGTTGGGAAACCTGTGAAATTAGTAATGCAGAATGCTAATGGGGCATATATATTCAAAGCAAATTTAAATAAAGAAGCTAAGGAAAGTGCCAACAAATTCTTCTTTGAAGACAAGAAAACGGGTAAAGTGATCAAAATTGGAGAGGATTTTGCCTATGGGTTTGTGTCTAACGGAACAGAGAAAGATCGTTTTGCAATTTATTGGGCTGCTGCACCAAAAACAAATAGTGTAGCGGATGATGCTAAAGAGGCTACAAATACTACAACTGTGTTTAGAGCTGGCAACGACTTCAAAGTAAGATTTGACAAAGGAATCAGAAAAGCTGATGTTTATGTTTACAACATCTCAGGTCAATTAGTAAATAGTGCTAAAGGTGTTGATGCTTCTACAGATTATGTGGTACCTGTACAAGGAAATGCTACAGTATACATAGTGAAAGTAGTTGGAGACAATGGTAGCGTAGTAACTAAAAAAATCATTAAATAA